One segment of Natronosalvus halobius DNA contains the following:
- a CDS encoding UPF0058 family protein → MHKDELLELHDELVVIMEYFSEREHVDESLFDAYHQLDVDPDDVHKSKSEHKHAVFVLGNALANAMSEDEFSSAGRIGKRMKELADDAESKI, encoded by the coding sequence ATGCACAAGGACGAACTGCTCGAGCTCCACGACGAACTCGTCGTCATCATGGAGTACTTCTCCGAGCGAGAGCACGTCGACGAGAGCCTCTTCGACGCCTATCACCAACTCGACGTCGACCCCGACGACGTCCACAAGTCAAAGAGCGAGCACAAACACGCCGTCTTCGTCCTCGGCAACGCGCTCGCGAACGCGATGAGCGAGGACGAGTTCTCGAGCGCCGGCCGGATAGGCAAGCGCATGAAGGAACTGGCCGACGACGCCGAGTCGAAGATCTAG
- a CDS encoding CbiX/SirB N-terminal domain-containing protein, translating into MQALVIVAHGSHLNPDSAQPTYDHADTIRKTGAFDEVREGFWKEEPHFREVIRTVESDEVFVVPLFISEGYFTEQVIPRELRLEGWDPDLWESDGTDATEVTLEVGDAEKIVHYCGPVGTHDAMTDVIVKRAETVTDDPEVGPGFGLAVVGHGTERNENSAKAIEHHTERIREMNRFDEVRALYMDEEPEVDDVTDYFESEDVVVVPLFVADGFHTQEDIPEDMGLTDDYRTGWDVPGTVDGQRIWYAGAVGTEPLMADVILERAVDAGADVGDALEQVESWTRETPAAGD; encoded by the coding sequence ATGCAAGCGCTGGTCATCGTGGCACACGGATCGCATCTGAATCCGGACTCCGCACAGCCGACGTACGACCACGCGGATACGATCCGGAAGACGGGCGCCTTCGACGAGGTTCGAGAGGGATTCTGGAAGGAAGAACCCCACTTTCGAGAGGTGATACGGACCGTAGAATCCGACGAGGTGTTCGTCGTCCCCCTGTTCATCAGCGAGGGGTACTTCACCGAACAGGTGATCCCGCGAGAACTCCGCCTCGAGGGCTGGGACCCCGACCTGTGGGAGTCGGACGGCACCGACGCCACCGAAGTCACGCTCGAGGTCGGCGACGCCGAGAAAATCGTTCACTACTGCGGCCCCGTCGGGACCCACGACGCGATGACTGACGTGATCGTCAAGCGCGCCGAGACGGTGACCGACGACCCCGAGGTCGGCCCCGGGTTCGGGCTCGCGGTGGTCGGCCACGGGACCGAGCGAAACGAGAACTCCGCGAAAGCCATCGAACACCACACCGAGCGCATCCGTGAGATGAATCGCTTCGACGAAGTACGGGCACTCTACATGGACGAAGAGCCGGAAGTCGACGACGTCACCGATTACTTCGAGAGCGAGGACGTCGTCGTCGTCCCCCTGTTCGTCGCCGACGGTTTCCACACCCAGGAGGACATCCCGGAGGACATGGGGCTCACCGACGATTACCGAACGGGCTGGGACGTGCCTGGAACCGTCGACGGCCAGCGCATCTGGTACGCCGGAGCGGTCGGTACCGAACCGTTGATGGCCGACGTGATCCTGGAGCGGGCGGTCGACGCCGGCGCCGACGTCGGCGATGCGCTCGAGCAAGTCGAGTCCTGGACGCGCGAGACGCCGGCGGCGGGTGACTGA
- a CDS encoding uracil-DNA glycosylase, which translates to MDANQLSTANPFGMDENCENCPELCAPRTQVVHGYGDVGADFLFVGERPSAPADVVGIPFLEAGSKDEGERGAGDDGGTSEVGANGGLYRILQRLGLCASVSDPEEPELANVYLTLLTRCRDPERPPTDEEIVTCEPYLNAEIRMINPEIIVPVGQRALTEIGTEYTTTAADNLEIETHHATTIRGRGFELVPMLEPAAQTRAQTQAWLEHFVDLMASDYRQTKGRQGR; encoded by the coding sequence GTGGACGCGAATCAGCTGTCGACGGCGAACCCGTTCGGCATGGACGAGAACTGCGAGAACTGCCCGGAACTCTGTGCGCCGCGCACGCAGGTCGTCCACGGCTACGGCGACGTAGGGGCGGACTTCCTGTTCGTCGGCGAACGACCGAGCGCTCCGGCCGACGTGGTCGGGATTCCGTTCCTCGAGGCGGGTTCCAAAGACGAAGGCGAACGCGGGGCCGGTGACGACGGTGGAACGAGTGAAGTTGGGGCTAATGGTGGCCTCTACAGAATCCTCCAGCGACTCGGTCTCTGCGCGAGCGTGAGCGACCCCGAGGAACCGGAACTCGCCAACGTCTATCTTACCCTGTTGACCCGCTGTCGCGACCCCGAGCGCCCGCCGACGGACGAGGAGATCGTCACCTGCGAACCGTACCTCAACGCCGAGATTCGCATGATCAACCCCGAGATCATCGTCCCCGTGGGCCAGCGCGCGCTCACCGAAATCGGCACCGAGTACACGACCACGGCCGCGGACAACCTCGAGATCGAGACCCACCACGCGACGACGATCCGGGGTCGCGGCTTCGAACTCGTGCCCATGCTCGAGCCCGCAGCCCAGACCCGGGCCCAGACCCAGGCCTGGTTGGAGCACTTCGTCGACCTGATGGCGTCCGATTATCGACAGACGAAGGGGCGACAGGGGCGTTAA
- a CDS encoding adenylosuccinate synthase, whose amino-acid sequence MTVTIVGSQLGDEGKGGVVDLYGDAADVVARYQGGDNAGHTVVHGDETYKLSLVPSGAVRGKTGVLGNGCVVNPETLFDELDQLRERGLEPDVRVAERAHAILPYHRVLDGIEEEEKADLAAGTTKRGIGPTYEDKAGRRGVRIGDLLDPEVLRERLEYVVPQKRALAEDVFDVTLEGETAAAFDVDHLFETYRAYGERLADEDMTVDCGTFLQERVDAGENVLLEGAQGTSIDIDHGVYPYVTSSNPTAGGATVGTGLGPTVVGQGEVIGIVKAYLSRVGTGPLPTELGGVEGQTPGYDAESSTGDGDEGEGKDEDEEELATYIRDEGGEYGTVTGRPRRVGWLDIPMLRHAARTNGFTGLAINHIDVLAGLEEVKVGHSYEFDSEEIFTVPPTTEKWARCEATYRTFEGWPDVDWAAVAEEGYEAIPENARTYLEYLSTELDAPLYAIGVGPGREQTVVRESPYE is encoded by the coding sequence ATGACTGTCACAATCGTCGGGTCGCAACTCGGCGACGAGGGCAAAGGCGGCGTCGTCGACCTCTACGGCGACGCTGCTGACGTCGTCGCTCGCTACCAGGGTGGCGACAATGCCGGCCACACCGTCGTTCACGGCGACGAAACGTACAAACTCTCGCTGGTGCCGTCCGGCGCCGTGCGCGGCAAGACAGGCGTCCTCGGCAACGGCTGCGTCGTCAACCCCGAGACGCTGTTCGACGAACTCGATCAGCTCCGCGAGCGGGGCCTCGAGCCGGACGTTCGCGTCGCCGAACGCGCGCACGCGATACTCCCGTATCACCGCGTGCTCGACGGCATCGAGGAGGAAGAGAAGGCCGACCTCGCCGCGGGGACGACCAAACGCGGCATCGGCCCCACCTACGAGGACAAGGCGGGCCGCCGCGGCGTCCGCATCGGCGACCTCCTGGACCCCGAGGTCCTCCGCGAGCGTCTCGAGTACGTCGTCCCCCAGAAGCGCGCGCTCGCCGAGGACGTCTTCGACGTGACCCTCGAAGGCGAGACGGCGGCGGCCTTCGACGTCGACCACCTCTTCGAGACCTACCGCGCCTACGGCGAGCGGCTCGCGGACGAGGATATGACCGTCGACTGTGGCACCTTCCTCCAGGAGCGCGTCGACGCGGGAGAGAACGTCCTGCTCGAAGGTGCCCAGGGCACATCGATCGACATCGACCACGGAGTCTACCCCTACGTCACGTCCTCGAACCCGACCGCGGGGGGTGCGACCGTCGGCACCGGCCTGGGACCGACCGTCGTCGGCCAGGGCGAGGTCATCGGCATCGTGAAGGCCTACCTCTCCCGGGTGGGTACCGGCCCGCTCCCGACCGAACTCGGCGGCGTCGAGGGGCAGACTCCCGGCTACGACGCCGAGTCGAGTACTGGCGATGGGGACGAAGGCGAAGGCAAAGACGAGGACGAGGAGGAACTCGCAACCTACATCCGCGACGAGGGCGGCGAGTACGGCACCGTCACCGGGCGCCCCCGCCGCGTCGGATGGCTCGACATCCCCATGTTGCGCCACGCCGCTCGCACGAACGGCTTCACCGGCCTCGCGATCAACCACATCGACGTCCTCGCCGGACTCGAAGAGGTCAAGGTCGGCCACAGCTACGAGTTCGACAGCGAGGAGATCTTCACCGTCCCGCCGACGACCGAGAAATGGGCTCGTTGCGAGGCCACCTACCGTACCTTCGAGGGCTGGCCGGACGTCGACTGGGCCGCCGTCGCCGAGGAGGGCTACGAGGCCATCCCCGAGAACGCGCGGACGTACCTCGAGTACCTGTCGACGGAACTCGACGCGCCGCTTTACGCCATCGGCGTCGGTCCAGGACGCGAACAGACGGTCGTCCGCGAGTCGCCCTACGAGTAG
- a CDS encoding methytransferase partner Trm112, translating into MNESLLEILCCPLDKDDLELEDAEYDDEEIISGSLVCTGCGESYPIEDGIPNLLPPDMRETSPA; encoded by the coding sequence ATGAACGAGTCGTTGCTAGAGATCCTTTGCTGCCCGCTCGACAAAGACGACCTCGAACTCGAGGACGCCGAGTACGACGACGAGGAGATCATCTCGGGATCGCTCGTCTGTACTGGATGTGGCGAATCCTATCCGATCGAAGACGGCATTCCGAACCTGCTCCCACCGGACATGCGCGAAACATCGCCGGCATAA
- a CDS encoding tubulin/FtsZ family protein: MKVALIGIGQAGGKVVERLTKFDAEMDFDAVQGAFAINSATPDLQSLEHVETHLIGADRVNGHGVGGDNELGAEIMQSDVQEVLGDLDGHVTSRSEAIFVVAGLGGGTGSGGAPVLVHHLQQVYDIPVYALGILPGRNEGSLYQANAGRSLKTIVREADATILVDNDAWHSQGESVESGFDTINQNIAQRFGLLFASGEAVEGVGESVVDSSEVINTLRQGGIAALGYASAPSSDDSTQNIRSVMSVSRQALLTGTSLPEARVGDAALLVIAGKPETIPRKGVEKARRWLEDETESMQVRGGDFPLDSDRIAALVLLGGVERSDRIQEFLDRARAAQRAEDEKAAGDPADAFANDELENLF; encoded by the coding sequence ATGAAAGTAGCCCTGATTGGGATCGGCCAGGCCGGCGGGAAGGTGGTCGAGCGCCTCACGAAATTCGACGCTGAAATGGACTTCGACGCCGTCCAGGGAGCGTTCGCCATCAACTCCGCGACCCCGGACCTTCAGTCGCTCGAGCACGTCGAGACGCACCTGATCGGCGCCGACCGGGTGAACGGGCACGGCGTCGGCGGCGACAACGAACTCGGCGCGGAGATCATGCAGTCGGACGTCCAGGAGGTGCTCGGCGACCTCGACGGTCACGTCACCTCCAGGTCCGAGGCAATCTTCGTCGTGGCCGGTCTCGGTGGCGGCACCGGGAGCGGTGGCGCACCGGTTCTCGTCCACCACCTCCAGCAGGTCTACGACATCCCGGTGTACGCGCTCGGCATCCTCCCCGGACGGAACGAGGGGTCGCTGTACCAGGCGAACGCGGGTCGATCGCTGAAGACGATCGTTCGCGAGGCCGACGCGACGATTCTCGTCGACAACGACGCCTGGCACAGCCAGGGCGAGAGCGTCGAGAGCGGGTTCGACACGATTAACCAGAATATCGCCCAGCGATTCGGCCTGCTCTTCGCGTCAGGCGAGGCCGTCGAGGGCGTCGGCGAGAGCGTCGTCGACTCGAGTGAGGTCATCAACACGCTTCGTCAGGGCGGGATTGCCGCACTGGGGTACGCGAGCGCGCCGTCGAGCGACGACAGCACCCAGAACATTCGAAGCGTGATGAGCGTTTCCCGGCAGGCGTTGCTCACCGGGACGAGTTTGCCGGAGGCGCGGGTCGGCGACGCGGCGTTACTGGTCATCGCGGGGAAGCCGGAGACGATTCCGCGCAAAGGCGTCGAGAAGGCGCGGCGCTGGCTCGAGGACGAGACCGAGAGCATGCAGGTTCGAGGTGGGGACTTCCCCCTCGATAGCGATCGGATCGCCGCGCTGGTCCTGCTGGGCGGTGTCGAACGCTCCGACCGTATTCAGGAGTTCCTCGACCGTGCGCGTGCGGCCCAGCGCGCCGAAGACGAGAAAGCGGCCGGCGACCCGGCTGACGCCTTCGCGAACGACGAACTCGAGAATCTGTTCTGA
- a CDS encoding DUF7524 family protein — MSRHAATVTVDRTGSDSLAASASSLEASHPFEIRLESEGGPAHVHCRLTGELAGAASIEALNAGNGNARDGNHYVDPDRPTPILVDFDPVALEAPLEGSIVLSTGYGATETTLAVTLLPTTRPVDVDQTLGEPAREEPEPTTFERGVEQLRAVSGLEPGTLGVLALAVLAIAIAWSTAAVVGGTVAYASVLIVSIGVVVAVALLVGRLEPPG; from the coding sequence GTGTCCCGCCACGCGGCCACCGTCACCGTCGATCGAACCGGGTCCGACAGCCTCGCTGCCAGCGCCAGCTCGCTCGAGGCGAGCCACCCGTTCGAGATCCGACTCGAGAGCGAGGGTGGGCCGGCACACGTTCACTGCCGGCTGACCGGCGAGCTAGCGGGCGCCGCATCGATCGAGGCGTTGAACGCGGGCAATGGGAACGCTCGAGACGGAAACCACTACGTCGACCCCGATCGACCAACCCCCATCCTGGTCGACTTCGATCCGGTGGCACTCGAGGCGCCCCTCGAGGGATCGATCGTCCTCTCGACGGGGTACGGCGCGACCGAAACGACGCTCGCGGTGACGCTGCTCCCGACCACCCGTCCGGTCGACGTCGACCAGACGCTCGGCGAACCCGCTCGAGAAGAGCCGGAGCCGACGACGTTCGAGCGCGGCGTCGAACAGCTTCGAGCCGTGAGCGGGCTCGAGCCCGGTACCCTCGGCGTCCTCGCTCTCGCAGTTCTCGCGATCGCCATCGCCTGGTCGACGGCTGCCGTGGTCGGCGGAACTGTCGCGTACGCCAGCGTGTTGATCGTCTCGATCGGCGTCGTCGTCGCGGTCGCCCTGCTGGTCGGACGGCTCGAGCCGCCGGGGTAG
- a CDS encoding GAF domain-containing sensor histidine kinase codes for MVASKTVESIGRLGDIATTLDACTSVESVYEHALIAAADALSFEAASICTQQDGRLIPRAVYANHLIPGQALSADAGIAGRTLATGSTILVDDLRDDADAAPTCDSFRSVLSIPIADDGVFQVFSSEPGAFSDLDRRIGETLVAIVVNARTSVEYEAALETERDRFAALFENVSDAAVQYRIEGERYRIERVNSAFVRVFGHDAESIVGESIADVLEAPDDGGDDPTRTPLLEHAPDGETESEVVRNTPSGPRPFLRRTVPIVTGDETTRGYRIYTDLTALKVRERELERQNERLDQFASIVSHDLRNPLTVANGYLGFVRDELGTDHDAVAEIQQAHDRMEQLIDDVLAVARKGDGTGTLEPVRLSAVAEQAWEHVDTRDARLELDDGGVWIDADPTRLLQLFENLFRNSVEHGSARDQHGSRADDAVEQGTASGSSEPGPNDDSPGGRGKAAVCVRVGTCDDGFAVEDDGPGIPPSEREAVFESGYSSGSGSTGLGLAIVERIAEEHGWSVECTDGSAGGARFEFTGVYLNSASAIETPDSSAVPESNGDVQ; via the coding sequence ATGGTTGCCTCGAAGACCGTCGAATCCATCGGACGACTCGGCGATATTGCGACGACACTCGATGCGTGTACGTCCGTCGAATCGGTCTACGAGCACGCGCTGATCGCGGCGGCGGACGCGCTGTCGTTCGAAGCCGCGAGCATCTGTACGCAGCAAGACGGTCGCTTGATCCCCCGGGCAGTGTACGCGAATCACTTGATTCCCGGCCAGGCGCTATCGGCGGACGCCGGCATCGCCGGTCGAACGCTCGCGACCGGATCCACCATCCTTGTCGACGACCTCCGGGACGACGCCGACGCCGCCCCGACGTGCGACTCTTTTCGCTCGGTCCTCTCCATTCCCATCGCCGACGACGGCGTATTTCAGGTGTTCTCGTCGGAACCCGGTGCGTTTTCCGACCTCGACCGTCGAATCGGCGAGACGCTCGTCGCAATCGTGGTCAACGCTCGAACCAGCGTCGAATACGAGGCGGCGCTGGAGACCGAACGCGATCGATTCGCGGCGCTGTTCGAGAACGTTTCCGACGCGGCCGTCCAGTACCGAATCGAAGGCGAGCGCTACCGGATCGAGCGCGTCAACTCCGCGTTCGTTCGCGTCTTCGGGCATGACGCCGAGTCGATCGTCGGCGAATCGATCGCGGACGTACTCGAGGCACCCGACGACGGAGGTGACGACCCCACCCGAACGCCGTTACTCGAACACGCACCTGACGGAGAGACCGAATCCGAAGTCGTCAGAAATACGCCCTCCGGACCGCGACCGTTCTTGCGCCGAACGGTCCCCATAGTAACGGGTGACGAAACGACCCGTGGATACCGGATCTACACCGACCTCACCGCGCTGAAAGTCCGGGAACGCGAACTCGAGCGACAGAACGAGCGCCTCGACCAGTTCGCGAGTATCGTTAGCCACGACCTCCGAAATCCCCTCACCGTTGCGAACGGCTATCTGGGATTCGTCCGGGACGAACTCGGCACCGACCACGACGCGGTCGCCGAAATCCAGCAGGCTCACGACAGAATGGAACAGCTCATCGACGACGTGCTGGCGGTCGCTCGCAAGGGCGACGGGACGGGGACCCTCGAGCCAGTCAGACTGTCCGCCGTCGCCGAGCAGGCCTGGGAACACGTCGACACTCGAGACGCCCGTCTCGAACTGGACGATGGCGGTGTCTGGATCGATGCGGACCCGACGCGTTTGCTCCAGTTGTTCGAGAACCTGTTCCGGAATTCGGTGGAACACGGTTCGGCCCGCGATCAGCACGGATCTCGTGCCGACGACGCCGTGGAGCAGGGGACCGCTTCGGGCTCTTCCGAACCCGGACCCAATGACGATTCGCCAGGAGGGCGAGGCAAAGCGGCGGTCTGCGTCCGAGTCGGCACGTGCGATGACGGATTCGCGGTCGAGGACGACGGCCCGGGCATCCCGCCGTCTGAACGCGAGGCCGTATTCGAATCCGGCTACAGTTCGGGCTCCGGGAGTACCGGACTCGGTCTCGCTATCGTCGAGCGAATCGCCGAGGAACACGGCTGGAGTGTCGAGTGTACCGACGGGTCGGCCGGTGGAGCCCGATTCGAGTTCACGGGCGTCTACCTCAACAGCGCATCCGCGATTGAAACGCCCGATTCGTCGGCGGTGCCGGAATCGAACGGTGATGTCCAGTGA
- a CDS encoding DR2241 family protein, producing the protein MVLEALLETVLETDEDDQPVIDFDGLVAERLADGSTHRLETPTATVEIEASTVADATERSMDELRQSLDPIAPYVTNWYVWDQTVGGRETARRAFLRWCEGAPLDDPDVETVATKTEATGVIERYDALESGVVRHWGELEITTHLAAENGDRTGHAGTDPRAGTDTDHSTGERVYEIRHVQDADVTDETLEEYDDPRDARDIVTYDEEGRYRPLKTAPTLVVGWRFAGLSGDDLVETVRTIYPATVANWHREQRGDIDIDHWLETAERQTGIYDVVDELPRDALEWLTEACCVDSQCLKRREWEYAADDPIDTDPGDGVFPCREPCSLVVAAARKWAILESEEEKTWELELTTSEMNQLAEIVDAVAGGRVDEIREADVYDGANRYRARYLRAKRMGDGSLGEETTDP; encoded by the coding sequence GTGGTGCTCGAAGCGCTCCTGGAGACAGTACTCGAGACTGACGAGGACGACCAACCGGTGATCGACTTCGACGGACTTGTCGCGGAGCGACTCGCGGACGGTTCGACACACCGACTCGAGACTCCGACCGCGACCGTCGAAATCGAGGCGTCGACCGTAGCCGACGCGACGGAGCGATCGATGGACGAGTTGCGCCAGTCGCTCGATCCGATCGCCCCCTACGTCACGAACTGGTACGTCTGGGATCAGACGGTCGGCGGCCGCGAAACCGCCCGGCGCGCGTTCTTGCGGTGGTGTGAAGGGGCGCCGCTGGATGACCCGGACGTCGAGACAGTAGCGACGAAAACGGAAGCGACCGGCGTTATCGAGCGATACGACGCCCTCGAGTCGGGCGTCGTCCGTCACTGGGGCGAACTCGAGATCACGACCCACCTCGCGGCGGAAAACGGCGACCGCACAGGCCACGCCGGCACCGATCCCCGCGCAGGCACCGACACCGACCACAGCACCGGCGAACGCGTCTACGAGATCCGCCACGTCCAGGACGCCGACGTCACCGACGAGACGCTCGAAGAGTACGACGACCCTCGCGACGCCCGCGACATCGTCACCTACGACGAGGAAGGACGGTACCGACCGCTGAAAACGGCTCCAACGCTTGTGGTGGGGTGGCGCTTCGCCGGCCTGTCGGGTGACGATCTGGTCGAAACCGTTCGCACGATATACCCGGCCACGGTCGCCAACTGGCACCGCGAGCAACGCGGCGACATCGACATCGACCACTGGCTCGAGACGGCCGAGCGCCAGACCGGCATCTACGACGTGGTCGACGAACTCCCGCGGGATGCCCTCGAGTGGCTGACCGAAGCCTGCTGCGTCGACTCCCAGTGTCTCAAACGCCGCGAGTGGGAGTACGCGGCCGACGATCCGATCGACACCGATCCCGGCGACGGCGTCTTCCCCTGCCGAGAGCCCTGCTCGCTCGTCGTCGCCGCGGCCCGGAAGTGGGCCATTCTCGAGAGCGAGGAGGAGAAGACGTGGGAACTCGAGTTGACGACCAGCGAGATGAACCAGCTGGCCGAAATCGTCGACGCCGTCGCGGGCGGACGAGTCGACGAGATCCGCGAGGCGGACGTCTACGACGGGGCGAACCGCTACCGGGCGCGATACCTCCGTGCGAAGCGAATGGGCGACGGCTCGCTCGGCGAGGAAACGACCGATCCCTAG
- a CDS encoding DUF7527 domain-containing protein, whose translation MDPRTQERVERWDSRPFSGGYDGLSSLADEEFSGAVTTGGAWAFMLNGRIVGVADGALEQFDGATGTTYEAPHPSLPLLCTMDEQGGETRAKYYTNDTPLSEVDQTLQEGSFTGYVELSEQVLSGDYYLVYYGGRRMAAAYIGNAQRLLSGDEAFERADDEVGIYEVVDVDIDIQDVPGSAPTPEPTSGASTASARGSGGASETVGETSTATDSERDVESQSEPVSDGTSDTAGGITTSATAEPESEPVETSGITEPATEADVRTDTGSTVEHDEPEEHDEHNELDDAETVDDESNADAQPMPPAGGESRPDASGESGRGDDAPDTPTDAGPDAATPVEDAEPMPPTSSDSLDPEDVEAAAEELGADGVPWEGTDEDDGSGESREAREAREAHEAREAREDNEVQDGDERETDGRAPETDNEPSESDPLDERFKQEEQWRETRNIPSIDPKKSSRPDRTDDDGSRSQSNAGSRRRTTGDRSRQSGSATASSATGGASSTQASNSSTGRSKPQQDGTTSESGQGRARSTASTARNVPRETLEEDMLEREDKIDRLTQRVDELEREKGTLEERQQELATERDRYRERAEELSATVDRLQQRIETLETELEQVRAADAAGVPVDGTNLSPQEALSRTNLFVRYASKSQPTLATAHDENVSREDVAENLRLEHHTQFDASEVVVDGQPYEAFLGSRIEYQFVEWLVAILPFEIRDTGHADGLGDLYDALPRIDRAELDASVSLDGDDTEGVPDEVAFDVVAFDKMGNPLLAANLDGSRDPATQTDLETLEESVSAVKANHGELAAAFFVTSSFFEPGALEVTEQATGGGGFLTRDSRLSYVSLSRKQGGYHLCLVESRSGGFHMNVPEL comes from the coding sequence ATGGATCCGCGCACGCAAGAGCGCGTCGAGCGATGGGATTCCCGTCCGTTTTCCGGCGGCTACGACGGTCTCTCTTCACTCGCCGACGAGGAATTCTCCGGTGCCGTAACGACCGGCGGTGCCTGGGCATTCATGCTCAACGGACGCATCGTCGGCGTCGCTGACGGCGCTCTCGAACAGTTCGACGGAGCAACTGGCACGACCTACGAGGCGCCACACCCGTCCCTGCCACTGCTGTGTACGATGGACGAGCAGGGCGGCGAAACCAGAGCAAAGTACTACACAAACGACACGCCACTGAGCGAGGTCGACCAGACGCTCCAGGAGGGGTCGTTCACCGGCTACGTCGAACTGAGCGAACAGGTACTCAGCGGCGACTACTACCTCGTGTACTACGGCGGTCGACGGATGGCCGCGGCCTACATTGGGAACGCACAACGCCTCCTGAGCGGCGATGAGGCGTTCGAACGGGCCGACGACGAGGTCGGAATCTACGAGGTGGTCGACGTCGATATCGACATCCAGGACGTCCCCGGATCGGCGCCGACACCGGAGCCGACGTCCGGAGCCTCGACGGCATCAGCGAGGGGGTCCGGCGGGGCGAGCGAGACAGTCGGTGAGACCAGTACGGCGACCGACAGCGAGCGCGACGTCGAATCGCAGTCCGAGCCGGTGTCCGATGGAACGAGCGATACCGCCGGTGGGATCACGACGAGTGCGACGGCCGAACCGGAATCGGAGCCAGTAGAGACGTCCGGCATCACGGAACCGGCGACCGAAGCCGACGTTCGAACTGATACTGGCTCGACCGTCGAACACGACGAACCCGAAGAACACGACGAACACAACGAACTCGATGACGCCGAGACGGTCGACGACGAATCGAATGCCGATGCGCAGCCGATGCCCCCGGCGGGAGGTGAGAGCCGACCGGACGCGAGTGGCGAGTCCGGTCGCGGAGACGACGCGCCCGATACACCAACCGACGCCGGACCGGACGCGGCGACGCCCGTGGAAGATGCCGAACCGATGCCGCCGACCTCGAGCGACTCGCTCGATCCGGAGGACGTGGAAGCCGCCGCGGAGGAACTCGGTGCCGACGGCGTTCCCTGGGAGGGTACCGACGAGGACGACGGGAGCGGCGAGTCTCGTGAGGCCCGCGAGGCCCGCGAGGCCCACGAGGCCCGCGAGGCCCGCGAGGACAACGAAGTCCAGGACGGCGACGAACGAGAGACAGACGGCCGAGCACCCGAAACCGACAACGAGCCGTCGGAGAGTGATCCGCTCGACGAACGCTTCAAGCAGGAAGAGCAATGGCGGGAAACTCGAAACATCCCCTCGATCGACCCGAAGAAGTCCTCACGTCCCGACCGGACGGACGACGACGGGTCGCGATCGCAATCGAACGCCGGAAGTCGGCGCCGAACGACGGGTGATCGGTCGCGCCAGTCTGGATCGGCGACTGCCTCGTCTGCGACCGGTGGGGCCTCGTCGACCCAGGCGTCGAACTCGAGTACCGGTCGTTCGAAGCCACAACAGGACGGGACCACCAGCGAATCAGGGCAGGGTCGTGCTCGATCCACCGCTAGCACCGCGAGAAACGTCCCCCGGGAGACTCTCGAGGAGGACATGCTTGAGCGCGAGGACAAGATCGATCGACTCACTCAGCGCGTCGACGAACTCGAGCGAGAGAAGGGGACACTCGAAGAGCGCCAGCAGGAACTCGCGACCGAGCGCGACCGGTACCGCGAGCGCGCCGAGGAACTCTCGGCGACCGTCGACCGATTGCAACAACGCATCGAAACGCTCGAGACCGAACTCGAGCAGGTTCGAGCGGCCGACGCCGCGGGCGTCCCCGTCGACGGGACCAATCTCTCGCCCCAGGAGGCGCTGTCCAGGACCAACCTGTTCGTCCGGTACGCCTCGAAGAGTCAGCCGACGCTGGCGACGGCCCACGATGAGAACGTGAGTCGCGAGGACGTCGCGGAGAACCTCCGTCTCGAACACCACACGCAGTTCGACGCGAGCGAGGTCGTCGTCGACGGCCAACCGTACGAGGCGTTCCTCGGGTCGCGGATCGAGTACCAGTTCGTCGAGTGGCTCGTCGCTATCCTGCCGTTCGAAATCCGTGATACCGGCCACGCGGACGGCCTCGGTGATCTCTACGACGCCCTCCCCCGCATCGATCGAGCCGAACTCGACGCCTCAGTCTCCCTCGACGGGGACGACACCGAGGGCGTTCCCGACGAAGTCGCATTCGACGTCGTCGCATTCGACAAGATGGGAAATCCGTTGCTCGCGGCCAACCTCGATGGATCGCGCGATCCCGCCACCCAAACGGATCTCGAGACGCTGGAGGAATCCGTCTCGGCGGTCAAAGCCAACCACGGCGAACTCGCCGCAGCGTTTTTCGTCACCTCGAGCTTCTTCGAGCCGGGCGCCCTCGAGGTGACCGAGCAGGCGACCGGCGGCGGCGGCTTCCTCACGCGAGACTCACGGCTGAGTTACGTGTCGCTGTCGCGAAAACAGGGTGGGTATCACCTGTGCCTCGTGGAGTCGCGTTCGGGCGGCTTCCACATGAACGTCCCAGAACTCTAG